The following is a genomic window from Neodiprion pinetum isolate iyNeoPine1 chromosome 3, iyNeoPine1.2, whole genome shotgun sequence.
CTTGAAAATGGCTCGTACACcggagaattgaaaaatgcgTTCCACGGACTGTCGAACGTACTAACCGGCGGTCATCTTATGGAGGAGTTTCCTGGCATGGAAATGGCCTATCCTCACGTAACGGATGCAACATGTTTTGCATCTCGTTTCGGTGACCCATACCCTCTGTGGACAAACATTTTTGTAGCCAAAGAGATCTGGATTGGACTTGGGCTCATCACGCTACTCGTGACCGTCGTTCTCTACCTGCATAACAAGTCACTGGGAATGATAGCTGCGTTTTTGGATGCGGAGCGATTTGTTGTTGGTAATTCAATAATTCGATTACCTGAGACCATCAAATACAGATTCACCTTTGGATCAATTTTTCTCGCCTTCCTGGTTCTCGACGGAGTATTCAGAGgtaaatattacattttatcAAGCTCGTTCACAGTGATTTTTTGAGACAATGAACTGCTTAAAGGGCTTCTAAACAACATGGGATTCATCGATCATGTTGCGTTCTAGGTCGTTTCGTATCAACTTTAGCAAGTGGACACCGATATCCAAACCTGGATACGCTGGACCAAGTCAAGGAACAAGGGGTGGATATCTACGGCCACGGCTCTTTTCTAAATTGGTTCGACGATCCCGTTTTGAGGAAAGCATTCCATAGTGTCATCGCTGAAAAGTGTCTCGAAATGATAGCACTTGACGGCAAGCAGCGAGCCTGCTTAGCTCATTGCTTAACGTTACCATCCGTAATACCGAACTCCACCGTGACGATTCACAAAGCTGCAATTCCGGTCAAAGAAAATTACGCAGTGTAAGcttggaattttatttcatttattatttgaacggatgtaaaaaaaatgcgtCATCAGATCTCAATAATCTCTAACCGTTGTATTATCTTTGTCTCATCCTAATTGAAGCTTTGTTTCAACGCTAAATTGGCCCCTGATAGACCGTTGGAACTTTGAGATGCAAAAACTGGTCGAGGCTGGTTTCATGAAGAAATGGCGCTCAGACGACAGGCTGGGTGTGGAAATGGAATCATGGAAAATCAAGAGAGCGGCTGATCAGCTGTACTTCAGACCAATCCAGCTGAA
Proteins encoded in this region:
- the LOC124214864 gene encoding uncharacterized protein; the protein is MYVERMDDLESILNNMKFSAWRTWKNRIRYLIIVPRTLCNAENADQMFRVIWSYWILNAIILCSSDHTKDLTKNELYTYNPYSSDHSQLWKTVIQETVQVFTQPKNFSHSWYVFREDLIDIKSPKDCDSLFFDKTLNLDNYLFPINMFVIRPDLYVDQKKSGVEKYTGLQGLPLQTLAEKLRFNVVEVCNDDIDPYGQLLENGSYTGELKNAFHGLSNVLTGGHLMEEFPGMEMAYPHVTDATCFASRFGDPYPLWTNIFVAKEIWIGLGLITLLVTVVLYLHNKSLGMIAAFLDAERFVVGNSIIRLPETIKYRFTFGSIFLAFLVLDGVFRGRFVSTLASGHRYPNLDTLDQVKEQGVDIYGHGSFLNWFDDPVLRKAFHSVIAEKCLEMIALDGKQRACLAHCLTLPSVIPNSTVTIHKAAIPVKENYAVFVSTLNWPLIDRWNFEMQKLVEAGFMKKWRSDDRLGVEMESWKIKRAADQLYFRPIQLNTLHSAFVILFFGLVTALFTFLCEMKERRR